The following proteins come from a genomic window of Dreissena polymorpha isolate Duluth1 chromosome 1, UMN_Dpol_1.0, whole genome shotgun sequence:
- the LOC127837413 gene encoding uncharacterized protein LOC127837413 codes for MSSWGDMHSITLDISSMSPKETTRAAIILSNTTTENASSEGSGFNFAVFTIVGVVVVMVGLCLKCCEWFRRYTRGNDKDGMDQYAVIVSDGDDDYLQIDMLSESASSQYDTVSSFNSFQKRNNNNTSNKYQPQYRSSNVENKSRLTDTHRHWLLSRLGFSRESGRLRGDTFNNDSESSFSVSSVRMLNNDTPSRLPSTSSVETETDRFNTSDSSILRHNNKQRVSFIEDKARSPKNWASVHRPSDVLKKVLISKLELNAGVHRPDTCQTDVTAMRHLRGSVIRPKLDMVSIATQTNKAFRYSLIKRNRRHFSESVVEGHFDRTFSSIGVPSDQMVEGVKKELIASACICDNRFYVHESRPFQDEEKLTRSNGYDVCNKTNVFPLEPRVKISNGDYHIDKDINDIEMADDVFITEPLPDGDCSLILARCDGNEKANEHIETCVRTTTTECTAENCVRCNGRHHVDCSKIEVVTKMPKSLSDPVDLKQSCFERLSAEFDTKLSELTKNDENTSLYDIKEIVEECYIKDGHQRADDCIYDTHYRETDARACPCHKHICRHCTNSFSINVASERMRHNSGRSDAISVSLTSLESSGYAGEMSSEQSE; via the coding sequence ATGAGCAGCTGGGGTGATATGCACAGTATAACACTTGATATCTCATCAATGTCCCCTAAAGAAACAACGCGTGCCGCCATTATCCTGTCAAACACTACAACGGAAAATGCGTCATCGGAAGGTTCAGGTTTCAACTTCGCTGTTTTTACGATAGTGGGGGTAGTGGTTGTGATGGTGGGACTGTGTTTGAAATGCTGTGAGTGGTTCAGGCGCTACACGCGGGGCAACGATAAGGACGGCATGGACCAGTATGCGGTCATAGTCTCCGACGGCGACGACGATTATTTGCAAATCGACATGCTCTCTGAATCAGCGTCCTCTCAATACGACACAGTATCCTCGTTCAATTCATTTCAAAAACGTAACAATAATAATACCAGCAATAAATATCAACCTCAATACCGCTCTTCGAACGTGGAAAATAAATCTCGGTTAACGGACACCCATCGACACTGGCTGCTCTCGCGGCTCGGGTTTTCGCGGGAGTCCGGACGTCTGCGGGGCGACACTTTCAACAACGACAGCGAGTCTAGCTTCTCCGTTTCTTCTGTCCGGATGTTAAACAATGACACCCCCAGCCGTCTACCGTCCACATCAAGTGTCGAAACGGAAACAGATCGATTCAATACATCCGACTCCTCAATTTTACGACACAATAACAAACAGCGCGTGTCGTTTATTGAGGACAAAGCTCGTTCACCGAAAAATTGGGCTTCTGTCCATAGGCCTTCAGATGTCTTGAAAAAGGTACTGATTTCTAAACTTGAACTAAATGCAGGTGTGCATCGTCCTGATACCTGTCAAACTGACGTGACAGCTATGAGGCACTTGAGAGGTTCTGTAATTCGGCCTAAACTAGATATGGTTTCTATAGCGACGCAAACTAATAAGGCATTCCGATATTCTCTTATTAAACGAAACCGACGTCACTTCAGTGAAAGCGTTGTGGAAGGCCATTTTGACAGGACGTTCTCTTCCATAGGTGTCCCAAGCGACCAAATGGTAGAGGGTGTGAAAAAAGAACTGATAGCAAGTGCATGTATATGTGATAATCGTTTTTATGTGCATGAATCTCGGCCATTCCAAGATGAAGAGAAACTAACTCGATCAAACGGTTATGATGTctgtaataaaacaaatgtctTCCCGTTGGAACCAAGGGTAAAAATTTCAAATGGAGATTACCACATCGATAAAGATATCAATGACATAGAAATGGCAGATGATGTTTTTATAACAGAGCCACTACCAGATGGGGACTGTAGTTTAATTCTTGCCAGATGTGACGGCAATGAAAAGGCAAATGAACACATTGAAACATGTGTTCGTACCACAACAACAGAGTGTACTGCGGAAAACTGCGTGCGCTGTAACGGAAGGCATCATGTTGATTGTTCTAAAATTGAGGTTGTTACCAAAATGCCGAAGTCGTTAAGTGATCCTGTTGATTTAAAACAATCTTGCTTCGAAAGATTGAGTGCAGAGTTTGACACCAAACTGAGTGAGTTAACGAAAAACGATGAAAATACTTCATTGTATGATATAAAAGAGATTGTGGAAGAATGTTATATCAAAGATGGTCATCAACGCGCGGATGATTGTATATATGATACACACTACCGGGAAACGGACGCACGCGCATGTCCTTGTCACAAGCACATATGCAGACATTGTACGAATTCGTTCAGCATTAACGTTGCGTCTGAACGGATGCGACACAACTCTGGGCGGAGTGATGCAATCAGCGTCAGCCTTACCTCCCTTGAATCTAGTGGCTATGCCGGGGAAATGTCGTCTGAACAGTCCGAATAA